Proteins from a genomic interval of Gossypium hirsutum isolate 1008001.06 chromosome A09, Gossypium_hirsutum_v2.1, whole genome shotgun sequence:
- the LOC121206505 gene encoding thioredoxin H2: MGSFLSSLLGSSGSPSEDSPSSSESSRVSTFHSAPRWQLHFNSVKESPKLMVIDFSASWCGPCKFMEPVLNEMAAKFTDVDFVKLDVDELPDVAQEFGVQAMPTFVLVKQGKEVDRVVGAQKNELEKKVEKNRC, translated from the exons ATGGGTTCTTTTCTTTCAAGCTTGTTAGGCTCTTCCGGTTCACCATCAGAGGATTCACCATCTTCATCTGAGTCTTCAAGGGTCTCAACCTTCCATTCAGCTCCAAGATGGCAACTTCACTTCAATTCTGTCAAAGAGAGCCCAAAGCTT ATGGTTATAGATTTCTCAGCTTCCTGGTGTGGACCATGCAAGTTCATGGAACCTGTTCTGAATGAAATGGCTGCTAAATTCACTGATGTTGACTTTGTAAAACTTGATGTTGATGAGCTGCCT GATGTGGCACAGGAATTTGGAGTGCAGGCAATGCCAACATTTGTGTTGGTGAAGCAAGGGAAGGAAGTTGATAGGGTTGTTGGAGCTCAAAAGAATGAGCTTGAGAAGAAGGTTGAGAAGAATAGATGCTAA
- the LOC121206506 gene encoding probable polygalacturonase At1g80170 translates to MATLKIFFFVLLIQCTIFTGSSRQLKKSNVNIDSYGDNTFNVISFGAIGDGKKDDSKGFKRAWDAVCDSSTPSPTFLVPQGKTFLLQPLTFNGKHCNSNNITFQIDGRIIAPTKPSAWECNTNCHHWIGFKNFDCLHIQGSGTINGQGDNWWKLSCKDNQKSCQLRKPTGFMIGHSKNVDIKGLTFEDSPKMHIAFEDSTSIHATRLTIKAPGNSPNTDGIHIQRSTNVSIHNTTIQTGDDCISIGDGSKYINITNIECGPGHGISIGSLGIMGKTEEVEFVHVRNVSFHGTTNGVRIKTWQGGHGHARNIRFEDITFHASTRPIVIDQYYCPHKQCKNQTSAVEINNIAYENINDTSHKETPVQLSCSESSPCRNITMKNINLRNEKQKGKTSSYCLNAHGLRNGRVHPNVPCLDKHDNF, encoded by the exons ATGGCAACTTTGAAAATCTTCTTCTTTGTCCTTTTGATCCAATGCACTATATTCACTGGCTCTTCTCGTCAGTTGAAGAAGAGCAACGTAAATATTGATAGCTATGGTGACAATACATTCAATGTCATTAGCTTTGGAGCTATTGGAGATGGAAAGAAGGACGATTCTaag GGGTTTAAGCGTGCATGGGATGCTGTTTGCGATTCATCAACTCCGTCACCAACCTTTCTTGTACCTCAAGGGAAGACGTTTCTGCTGCAACCTTTAACTTTCAACGGCAAACATTGCAACTCTAATAACATTACTTTCCAG ATTGATGGGAGAATCATAGCCCCAACCAAACCTTCTGCATGGGAATGCAATACAAATTGTCACCATTGGATTGGCTTTAAGAATTTCGATTGTCTCCACATTCAAGGATCTGGTACCATCAATGGCCAGGGAGATAATTGGTGGAAACTTTCTTGCAAAGATAACCAAAAG TCGTGCCAACTTCGGAAACCAACG ggttttatGATAGGACACTCCAAGAATGTAGATATCAAAGGTTTAACCTTTGAAGACAGTCCCAAAATGCACATTGCATTTGAAGACTCTACTTCGATTCATGCCACTCGACTTACAATCAAAGCTCCGGGAAACAGCCCCAACACTGATGGCATTCACATCCAACGTTCCACCAATGTCTCTATCCACAATACAACCATTCAAActg GTGATGATTGTATATCAATTGGAGATGGCTCTAAATATATCAATATCACTAACATCGAATGCGGTCCGGGTCACGGAATAAG cattgggagccttggaattaTGGGGAAAACTGAGGAAGTTGAATTTGTTCATGTAAGAAATGTTTCTTTCCATGGAACAACTAACGGAGTTAGAATCAAAACTTGGCAG GGAGGACATGGTCATGCGAGGAACATTAGATTTGAAGATATAACTTTTCATGCTTCAACTCGACCTATTGTTATTGATCAATATTATTGCCCTCATAAACAATGCAAGAATCAA ACATCAGCTGTGGAGATTAACAATATAGCTTATGAAAACATCAATGACACATCACATAAAGAAACACCAGTACAACTTTCATGTAGTGAATCCAGTCCTTGTAGGAACATTACCATGAAAAACATTAACTTGAGAAATGAGAAGCAAAAAGGCAAAACTTCATCGTACTGCCTCAATGCCCATGGCTTGAGAAATGGAAGGGTCCATCCTAATGTACCTTGTTTGGACAAACATGATAATTtttag